Proteins encoded within one genomic window of Spirochaeta isovalerica:
- a CDS encoding co-chaperone GroES has translation MTVKPLGDRVLIKVKEVETKTASGLYIPQTAQEKTTTGTVVAVGEDTDAIAVKVGQDVMYDKYAGTNISIDGVDHLIVSSGDLIAIVE, from the coding sequence TAAAACCATTAGGTGATCGTGTTCTTATCAAAGTAAAAGAGGTGGAAACAAAAACAGCGTCAGGGCTTTATATTCCCCAGACAGCGCAGGAAAAAACAACTACAGGAACAGTCGTTGCTGTAGGAGAAGATACTGATGCTATCGCTGTTAAAGTCGGACAGGACGTTATGTATGACAAATACGCCGGTACTAACATCTCTATAGACGGCGTTGATCATCTTATTGTTTCTTCCGGTGATCTTATTGCCATTGTTGAATAA